Proteins from one Streptomyces sp. NBC_00390 genomic window:
- a CDS encoding ABC transporter substrate-binding protein gives MQRILRPHRIHGTNTPRHSAVRLLRSLAALPLLAVLASACDSPTGTGPVTLNWYNFPDDSGALATAADNCTKASGGRYRVAYNKLPRTADGQRQQLVRRLAARDSTVDILGLDVTWPAEFAEAKWILPWSGANLRRARQDTLEVPLETATWKGRLYAVPYNTNTQLLWYRDDIVPTPPTTWAEMLDMARALAERGKPHYVEIQGAQYEGLTVWFNSLVESAGGSILNARATAPSLGPPAVRAATVMRDLATSPAADPSLSNQMEDQNRLAMESGTAAFEVNYPFVYPSMKANNPKLFKNFRWASYPRVQAGRPAKPTIGGIDLAVGAYSRHAGLAFEAALCLRNRQNQMTAALQGGLPPTLRSLYSDPALVKDYPFAAQVLAALESASIRPKTPAYQNVSIAISHTLSPPSGIEPRSDVERIGSQIQDALESKGLIP, from the coding sequence GTGCAGAGGATTCTCCGCCCTCACCGGATCCACGGCACGAACACACCGCGGCACAGCGCCGTACGCCTTCTGCGGTCTCTTGCGGCACTCCCGCTGCTCGCGGTGCTCGCGAGCGCCTGCGACTCCCCCACCGGCACCGGACCGGTCACCTTGAACTGGTACAACTTCCCCGACGACTCCGGGGCCCTTGCGACTGCGGCAGACAACTGCACGAAGGCTTCGGGCGGGCGGTACCGGGTCGCGTACAACAAGCTTCCGCGTACGGCGGACGGCCAGCGCCAGCAACTCGTGCGGCGGCTCGCCGCCCGGGACAGCACCGTCGACATCCTCGGGCTCGATGTCACCTGGCCCGCCGAGTTCGCCGAGGCGAAGTGGATTCTGCCCTGGAGCGGCGCGAACCTCCGGCGTGCCCGCCAGGACACTCTCGAAGTGCCTCTCGAGACGGCGACGTGGAAGGGCAGGCTCTACGCGGTTCCTTACAACACGAACACCCAACTGCTCTGGTACCGCGACGACATCGTCCCCACGCCGCCCACGACCTGGGCCGAGATGCTGGACATGGCACGTGCTCTCGCCGAGCGGGGCAAGCCGCACTACGTGGAGATCCAGGGGGCCCAGTACGAAGGGCTGACGGTCTGGTTCAACTCGCTCGTCGAGAGCGCCGGGGGTTCGATCCTCAATGCCCGCGCGACCGCTCCTTCGCTCGGCCCGCCCGCCGTCCGGGCTGCCACCGTCATGCGCGACCTTGCCACCTCACCGGCTGCCGACCCGTCCCTGTCCAACCAGATGGAGGACCAGAACCGGCTGGCCATGGAGTCGGGAACCGCCGCCTTCGAGGTCAACTACCCGTTCGTCTATCCGTCGATGAAGGCCAACAACCCGAAGCTGTTCAAGAACTTCCGCTGGGCGTCCTACCCCCGCGTGCAGGCGGGGCGACCCGCGAAGCCCACGATCGGCGGCATCGACCTCGCCGTCGGGGCCTACTCACGCCACGCCGGCCTGGCCTTCGAGGCCGCACTGTGCCTGCGCAACCGGCAGAACCAGATGACGGCGGCACTTCAGGGCGGTCTGCCGCCCACGCTGCGTTCGCTGTATTCCGACCCGGCGCTGGTCAAGGACTATCCGTTCGCCGCGCAGGTGCTGGCGGCGCTCGAGAGCGCCAGCATCAGGCCCAAGACCCCCGCCTACCAGAACGTGTCCATCGCGATCTCGCACACGCTCTCGCCGCCGTCCGGCATCGAGCCGCGCAGCGACGTGGAGCGCATCGGCAGCCAGATCCAGGACGCCCTCGAGTCCAAGGGACTGATCCCGTGA